A region from the bacterium genome encodes:
- a CDS encoding TetR/AcrR family transcriptional regulator: MTHERRSGDTRQKILEIAEAEFAQRGYAGAHLQRIASQVGVQKTALYYYFPSKAALFESVLAGMMEVFDQHVADVLDKPTSHVERVLEVVDRLNSLLAERPTYAQVLIRVFMDSYEITGSELLGGPIRRLIGRLLTFLKGGMDQGVFVRCSARHLLTSTLGATVFHYATGPLGAAIFEVDSLFTADMVKWRAKEIRALVIRAILVDPEAATGL, encoded by the coding sequence ATGACCCACGAGCGCCGCAGCGGCGACACCCGACAGAAGATCCTCGAGATCGCAGAGGCGGAATTCGCTCAGCGTGGCTATGCAGGCGCCCACCTGCAGCGCATCGCCAGCCAGGTCGGTGTTCAGAAGACGGCTCTCTACTACTATTTCCCGAGCAAGGCCGCGCTCTTCGAATCTGTATTGGCCGGGATGATGGAAGTCTTCGACCAGCATGTCGCGGACGTCCTCGACAAGCCCACCAGCCACGTGGAGCGCGTGCTCGAGGTCGTGGATCGGCTCAACTCCCTCCTGGCGGAACGGCCCACTTACGCCCAGGTGCTGATCCGCGTCTTCATGGACAGCTACGAGATCACCGGCAGCGAACTCTTGGGGGGCCCGATCCGGCGCCTGATCGGGAGGCTCCTCACCTTCCTGAAGGGCGGCATGGATCAAGGCGTGTTCGTGCGCTGCTCTGCTCGGCATCTGCTCACGAGCACCTTGGGTGCGACCGTCTTCCACTATGCAACCGGGCCCCTCGGCGCAGCGATCTTCGAGGTCGATAGTCTCTTCACCGCCGATATGGTGAAGTGGCGCGCCAAGGAGATTCGCGCGCTCGTGATTCGGGCAATCCTTGTCGACCCGGAAGCAGCGACCGGCCTCTGA
- a CDS encoding PAS domain S-box protein produces the protein MAVAEHTGGEVGATLPLAQGLAPLHDWIALMNAQGQILWMSDALTSTCGGGQSFEGMHWLDSVARAEDRARLEATLESEGKISGEPVSLVHDGGEPVRATVSAARVAPGCGSVVAIFRHGEDRVEELASTLRYLAAVLDSAPDGVIVVDRSRFVTYANPAMLELSGWSHEELVDQPLAVFFNAQQDLDSLASALADHTSLRGMELSVRRRDGSPLDVSVSVSRLTLRDGTQIGAVAYVQDITRRRQFERDLSRKNEELEHYVHAVSHDLRSPLVSILGFSRLLREDFAPALGEKGQHFLQRIEEAGRTMESLIQELLELSRIGVNDAPRDLIDPRDVLLQLQAELKPRLDEERVLLDLPTDPPMLRFERTRLYQLFSNLVGNALRHMGPGPEARIKVDIEHFGEGTRISVSDNGVGIEADEHERIFEIFHSGSHNGSGTGMGLAIVKKIAESRGGRTWVESRPGDGATFHVELPSA, from the coding sequence GTGGCAGTAGCAGAACACACGGGCGGCGAAGTCGGAGCCACCCTTCCCCTGGCCCAGGGCCTCGCCCCGCTCCATGATTGGATTGCGCTGATGAATGCACAGGGTCAGATCCTGTGGATGTCGGATGCCCTCACCAGTACCTGCGGTGGTGGCCAAAGCTTCGAGGGAATGCATTGGCTGGATTCGGTGGCTCGCGCCGAAGACCGCGCCCGATTGGAAGCGACGCTCGAGAGCGAGGGCAAGATTTCCGGTGAGCCGGTGTCCCTGGTCCATGACGGCGGCGAGCCGGTTCGCGCGACGGTTTCCGCCGCGCGCGTAGCCCCGGGTTGTGGCTCGGTGGTCGCGATCTTCCGGCACGGCGAAGACCGGGTCGAGGAACTGGCCTCGACCCTTCGCTACCTGGCCGCTGTGCTCGATAGCGCTCCCGACGGCGTCATCGTGGTCGATCGCAGCCGCTTCGTCACCTACGCCAATCCCGCCATGCTCGAACTCTCTGGTTGGTCCCATGAGGAGTTGGTGGACCAGCCGCTGGCCGTGTTCTTCAACGCGCAGCAGGATCTGGATTCGCTCGCCTCAGCGCTTGCGGATCACACGTCACTCCGAGGGATGGAACTCTCCGTGCGGCGTCGGGACGGCTCTCCGCTCGATGTCTCCGTATCGGTGAGCCGACTGACCTTACGAGACGGTACCCAGATAGGTGCCGTCGCCTATGTGCAGGACATCACCCGGCGACGCCAGTTCGAGCGCGACCTTTCGCGCAAGAACGAGGAGCTCGAGCACTACGTCCACGCCGTCAGCCACGATCTGCGTTCGCCGCTGGTCTCGATCCTGGGGTTCTCACGGTTGTTGCGTGAGGATTTCGCGCCGGCATTGGGTGAGAAGGGGCAGCACTTCCTCCAACGCATCGAGGAAGCCGGCCGGACCATGGAATCGCTGATCCAGGAGCTCCTCGAACTCTCCCGCATCGGGGTCAACGACGCGCCCCGGGATCTCATAGATCCTCGCGACGTGCTCCTTCAGCTCCAGGCCGAGCTGAAGCCGCGGCTCGACGAAGAACGCGTCTTGCTCGATCTGCCCACCGACCCGCCGATGCTGCGTTTCGAACGCACCCGGCTCTACCAGCTCTTCTCGAATCTCGTCGGCAATGCGCTCCGGCACATGGGCCCGGGCCCCGAGGCACGTATCAAGGTCGACATCGAGCATTTCGGAGAGGGGACGCGCATCTCCGTCTCGGACAACGGTGTGGGCATCGAGGCCGATGAGCACGAGCGGATCTTCGAGATCTTCCACAGCGGTTCGCATAACGGCAGCGGTACCGGCATGGGGCTTGCGATCGTCAAGAAGATCGCCGAATCCCGCGGCGGACGAACCTGGGTGGAGAGCCGACCCGGCGACGGCGCCACATTCCACGTCGAGCTGCCTAGCGCCTGA
- a CDS encoding lytic transglycosylase domain-containing protein has protein sequence MAAEPTPEVAENLAVAAALPKAIRGELVRLNPHLAPAWIDRIQAAIQASSDRHGLDPALVLAVIEVESHGRPDARSPKGALGLMQVMPYMMRPMGLAGNAMTVEANIEAGCMILSGNIQRLGEADGISSYFWGSQIRGVGYLNRVRAAQERVERALTS, from the coding sequence ATGGCCGCGGAGCCGACCCCGGAAGTCGCTGAGAACCTGGCGGTGGCCGCTGCGCTACCCAAGGCGATCCGTGGCGAACTCGTGCGGCTCAATCCTCATCTCGCGCCCGCATGGATCGACAGGATCCAGGCCGCGATCCAGGCAAGTAGCGACCGCCACGGGCTGGATCCAGCCCTGGTGCTGGCCGTCATCGAGGTCGAGAGCCATGGGCGGCCGGACGCACGCAGCCCGAAGGGCGCGCTGGGTCTGATGCAGGTGATGCCGTACATGATGCGGCCGATGGGCCTGGCCGGGAATGCAATGACCGTCGAGGCCAACATCGAGGCCGGCTGCATGATCCTCTCTGGCAACATCCAACGCCTGGGCGAGGCGGATGGCATCTCCTCCTACTTCTGGGGCTCCCAGATCCGCGGCGTCGGGTACCTGAACCGCGTGCGCGCCGCCCAGGAGCGCGTCGAGCGCGCTCTCACCTCCTAG
- a CDS encoding alpha/beta hydrolase translates to MASAVEDGPQLRRTETTVSGADGLNLFRRTWVPPSPERLVVLVHGYAEHSGRYEGMASWLARRGAAVSAYDHRGHGRSGGRRAHLRSFAEYLDDLANMLELAKAEHPTLPIHLVGHSMGGLITLAYLVERNPVISSAVTSGAAINPDGVSAARVAVARALRRVWPTLRIGSGLDLDGLSRDPAVIEQYLADPLVFRDMTASLGAELIGTAARIAPRASEVKVPLLMLHGEDDGLCAARGSREFFSGVESEGSDLRIYPELRHEIFNEPEREQVYTDLWQWLESLA, encoded by the coding sequence ATGGCGAGCGCAGTAGAGGACGGGCCGCAACTGCGCCGCACCGAGACGACGGTCTCCGGTGCCGACGGCCTCAACCTCTTCCGTCGTACGTGGGTGCCGCCTTCCCCTGAACGGCTGGTCGTCCTGGTGCATGGCTACGCCGAACACAGTGGCCGCTACGAAGGCATGGCAAGCTGGTTGGCCCGCCGCGGCGCGGCCGTCAGTGCCTACGACCATCGGGGCCACGGCCGATCCGGTGGGCGCCGCGCTCACCTGCGAAGCTTCGCGGAGTACCTGGATGATCTCGCGAACATGCTCGAGCTTGCGAAGGCCGAACATCCGACGCTTCCGATCCATCTCGTCGGCCACAGCATGGGCGGGCTGATCACGCTTGCCTATCTGGTCGAGCGCAATCCGGTCATCAGCAGCGCCGTCACATCCGGCGCGGCGATCAACCCCGACGGTGTTTCGGCCGCTCGCGTCGCCGTGGCACGGGCCCTGCGAAGGGTCTGGCCCACGCTCCGAATCGGGAGCGGCCTGGATCTCGACGGCCTTTCCCGGGATCCGGCCGTCATCGAGCAGTACCTCGCTGATCCGCTGGTCTTTCGTGACATGACCGCATCGCTCGGGGCGGAGTTGATCGGCACTGCGGCGCGGATTGCACCTCGAGCTTCCGAGGTGAAAGTCCCGTTGCTGATGCTCCATGGAGAGGACGACGGCTTGTGCGCAGCGCGGGGCAGCCGCGAATTCTTCAGCGGGGTGGAATCCGAGGGCAGCGATCTGCGCATCTACCCCGAGTTGCGGCACGAGATCTTCAACGAGCCCGAGCGCGAACAGGTCTACACGGATTTGTGGCAGTGGTTGGAGTCGCTCGCTTGA
- a CDS encoding prolipoprotein diacylglyceryl transferase has product MYPVLFEVFGYPISTFGLMMAVGFLVSAWIVGKRLAEYGEDPELASTILIYAMVGGVLGSKLYFAVDQWALGSMPFMDALLNRAGITWYGGLIGGTLAVTIGTRIHGISTLMISNCVSSAALIGQAFGRVGCFLVGDDYGRPTDGWWGVAFPEGAPPTMVPVHPTQLYEVVWLVFAGALLWRRRKTSPFIFGEYLMANGFGRFFIEMLRINPKVALGLTEPQWIGVALVVLGAGGWVYYRSQTSEAPV; this is encoded by the coding sequence GTGTACCCCGTCCTGTTCGAAGTCTTTGGTTACCCGATCAGCACCTTCGGGCTGATGATGGCGGTTGGCTTCCTGGTCTCCGCCTGGATCGTCGGAAAGCGCCTCGCCGAGTACGGCGAAGATCCCGAGCTTGCATCGACGATTCTCATCTACGCGATGGTGGGCGGCGTCCTGGGCTCGAAGCTCTACTTCGCCGTCGACCAGTGGGCGCTCGGATCCATGCCTTTCATGGACGCCTTGCTGAACCGGGCCGGCATCACCTGGTACGGGGGCCTGATCGGTGGAACCCTGGCGGTCACGATCGGGACCCGGATTCACGGCATTTCGACGCTGATGATCTCGAACTGCGTTTCCAGCGCGGCCCTCATCGGCCAGGCCTTCGGCCGCGTCGGCTGCTTCCTGGTCGGGGACGACTACGGTCGGCCCACGGATGGGTGGTGGGGCGTCGCGTTTCCGGAGGGTGCTCCGCCGACGATGGTCCCGGTCCACCCGACCCAGCTCTACGAAGTGGTCTGGCTGGTCTTCGCCGGGGCGTTGTTGTGGCGCCGACGCAAGACCAGCCCGTTCATCTTCGGCGAGTACCTGATGGCAAATGGCTTCGGGCGCTTCTTCATCGAGATGCTTCGCATCAACCCGAAGGTGGCCCTCGGCCTCACGGAGCCTCAATGGATCGGTGTGGCCCTGGTGGTGCTAGGCGCAGGCGGATGGGTGTACTATCGCAGCCAAACCTCAGAGGCTCCTGTATGA
- a CDS encoding MFS transporter, giving the protein MTSRRTLLGVVFTTILIDFVGFSVLIPVLPLFASRLGANPVQVGLILAIYALAQLLFLPFWGWVSDRLGRRPVLLVSLFGTAASFVLLAMARDIETVYLARALAGFFAASVGTAQAVVTDLTPPSERASGMGLIGAAFGAGMIMGPMLGGGLAIIHEQAPFYAVALLAGANGVLAVFALDESRPAELARPPLRDLGRSLIPAPLRLMVDVRDRRVGLYLLLFFAFFSAFSVLEAMITLYLGKRFGADELDAALIFGWIGIFLVLTQAVLLRRLMLFATEFSLVVAGLALMAAGLLGVPMAPSYGWFYVLGPIIAVGNGLAFPAFTSLYSQVCRAEEAGELLGQSNSMGTAGRIVGAWGGGQLMATVGLGAPFWAAGAMMVAALVLFAGLRGQLLPQPGSATDGSETSPPRE; this is encoded by the coding sequence ATGACGAGCCGCCGGACCCTGCTCGGGGTCGTCTTCACGACGATCCTGATCGACTTCGTCGGGTTCAGCGTGCTGATCCCGGTGCTTCCCCTGTTCGCGAGCCGCCTGGGTGCCAACCCGGTCCAGGTCGGGTTGATCCTGGCGATCTATGCCCTGGCGCAGCTGCTCTTCCTTCCGTTCTGGGGCTGGGTCTCGGATCGCCTCGGGCGACGACCCGTGTTGCTGGTCTCGCTGTTCGGAACCGCCGCGTCCTTCGTGCTACTGGCCATGGCCCGGGACATCGAGACGGTCTACCTGGCCCGGGCCCTTGCCGGATTCTTCGCCGCCAGCGTCGGCACGGCCCAGGCCGTGGTCACGGATCTCACCCCACCCTCGGAACGGGCCAGCGGGATGGGGCTGATCGGCGCGGCGTTCGGCGCCGGCATGATCATGGGGCCCATGCTCGGCGGCGGCCTCGCCATCATCCACGAGCAGGCGCCCTTCTACGCCGTCGCGCTACTGGCAGGCGCCAATGGCGTGCTGGCGGTCTTCGCCCTCGACGAGTCACGCCCTGCCGAGCTGGCGCGCCCGCCCCTGCGCGACCTCGGGCGCAGCCTGATCCCGGCGCCCCTCCGCCTGATGGTCGATGTGCGAGATCGTCGCGTCGGGCTCTACTTGCTGCTCTTCTTCGCGTTCTTCAGCGCCTTTTCGGTGCTCGAAGCCATGATCACCCTCTATCTCGGAAAACGCTTCGGCGCAGACGAGCTGGATGCCGCGCTGATCTTCGGGTGGATCGGCATCTTCCTGGTGCTGACCCAGGCTGTCCTGCTGCGTCGGCTGATGCTCTTCGCCACCGAGTTCTCGTTGGTGGTGGCGGGGCTGGCTCTCATGGCCGCGGGCCTCCTCGGCGTTCCGATGGCACCGAGCTACGGCTGGTTCTACGTGCTGGGCCCGATCATCGCCGTCGGCAATGGGTTGGCTTTCCCGGCCTTTACCAGCCTCTACTCCCAGGTCTGCCGTGCGGAGGAAGCCGGGGAACTCCTCGGGCAGAGCAACTCGATGGGCACAGCCGGGCGCATCGTCGGCGCGTGGGGCGGCGGCCAGCTGATGGCGACCGTCGGCCTCGGTGCCCCCTTCTGGGCAGCGGGCGCCATGATGGTCGCAGCGCTCGTGCTCTTCGCTGGGCTACGCGGGCAACTATTGCCGCAGCCAGGCAGCGCTACTGACGGAAGCGAGACGTCTCCACCGAGAGAGTGA
- the moaC gene encoding cyclic pyranopterin monophosphate synthase MoaC, producing the protein MSGPLTHLDEQGRARMVDVGDKPVTERVCVARAEVEMAPETLAAITEGRAPKGDVFATARIAGIQAAKRTDEWIPLAHPLPVESIEVQLTPDPAASCVRVEATVRAHARTGVEMEALVAVSAAGLVIYDMCKAIDRGMTVTHIRLVQKTGGKSGVWSRPGE; encoded by the coding sequence TTGAGTGGCCCGCTGACCCATCTGGACGAGCAGGGCCGTGCCCGCATGGTGGATGTGGGTGACAAGCCCGTGACCGAGCGCGTCTGTGTTGCGCGCGCCGAGGTGGAGATGGCGCCCGAGACGCTGGCCGCCATCACCGAGGGTCGCGCGCCGAAGGGCGACGTCTTCGCGACGGCTCGCATCGCCGGGATCCAGGCGGCCAAGCGCACCGATGAGTGGATTCCCCTGGCCCACCCGCTGCCCGTGGAATCGATCGAGGTCCAACTCACACCGGATCCAGCGGCATCCTGTGTACGGGTGGAGGCCACCGTTCGCGCCCACGCCCGAACCGGAGTCGAAATGGAGGCGTTGGTGGCCGTCTCGGCCGCAGGCCTGGTCATCTACGACATGTGCAAGGCCATCGACCGCGGCATGACCGTGACCCACATCCGACTCGTCCAGAAGACTGGCGGCAAGAGCGGCGTGTGGAGCCGTCCCGGGGAGTGA